Proteins encoded in a region of the Vicia villosa cultivar HV-30 ecotype Madison, WI linkage group LG5, Vvil1.0, whole genome shotgun sequence genome:
- the LOC131607849 gene encoding basic blue protein-like has product MALGRGSALVLLLCFFVLNSELAHAVTYTVGGKGGWTFNTVGWPNGKRFRAGDTLVFNYSPSAHNVVAVNKAAYDGCSTPRGAKVYRSGKDQIRLARGQNYFICNFPGHCQSGMKIAVNAA; this is encoded by the exons ATGGCTTTGGGAAGAGGCAGTGCATTGGTTCTCCTACTCTGCTTTTTTGTTCTTAACTCTGAGTTGGCTCATGCTGTAACCTACACTGTTGGAGGTAAAGGTGGTTGGACCTTTAACACAGTTGGCTGGCCTAATGGAAAACGCTTTAGGGCCGGTGATACACTTG TCTTCAACTATAGTCCAAGTGCTCACAATGTGGTGGCTGTGAACAAAGCAGCATATGACGGCTGCAGTACACCAAGAGGGGCCAAAGTGTATCGATCAGGAAAGGATCAGATCAGACTTGCTAGGGGACAGAACTACTTCATCTGCAATTTTCCTGGTCACTGCCAATCTGGGATGAAAATTGCCGTCAATGCTGCCTAA